From the Chitinophaga lutea genome, the window GAGCTCGTTGAAAGAGCGCTGCAGCACCTGCAGTTCCCTTTCCTTGGCCACGAAGTGCAGTTTGTCCTGCTCCACCGCCGCTTCGTCCGTAGAGATTTCCGCTTCGATGGCGGCTTTCCGGTCTGTTTCCTGCTGCTGCTGTTCGGTGAGGTCGCGGAAAGTGATGTTAAATCCTTCCAGCGCGGCTTTGGCCAGCTCGATGCTGGCTTCTTTATATTCCTTCTTGATTTCGTAGTAACGTTCCGCTTTCCTGGCCTGGCTTTCGAGGGTTTTGAGGTTGTTATTGATCTCGAACAGGAGGTCTTCTATCCTGTTGAGGTCGCCCTCGGTGGCGTCGAGCTTCGACTTGGCTTCCTTCTTACGGGTTTTGTAGATGGAAATGCCGGCGGCCTGCTCAAGCATGCGGCGGCGGCTGTTTTCCTTGTCTTTGATGATGTCGTCCACCATCCCCAGTTCGATAATGGCGTAGGAGTCCGTGCTCACGCCCGTATCCATGAAGAGGTTGTGGATATCCTTGAGGCGGCAGGCCACGTCGTTGAGGCGGTATTCGCTGTCGCCGTTTTTGAAGAACTTGCGTGTAATCGTAACCGTGGTAAACTCGGTGGGCAGTACATTCTTGGTGTTTTCGAATGTAAGGCTCACTTCGGCCATACCGCTGGCGGAGCGGGTACGGGAACCGTTGAACACGAGGCCGGCCTGGTTCTCCGAACGCAGGTTGCTGATCTTGTGCTCGCCGATCACCCAGCGGATGGAGTCGATGATGTTACTTTTTCCGCAGCCATTGGGCCCAATCACCCCTGTCACCCCTTCGTCGAAGTGGAGCACGGTTTTATCCGCGAAACTTTTGAACCCTTTAATTTCCAGTGTTTTTAAACGCACAGCTTCGAATTACGATTTTATTGAATTCTAAACGCCCGGTTGGCAAAAACAGGCAACTGCTTTCTTTTTCCGGCCGCCAAAGATAAACGAAATAAGTTGATATCAGTATGCCGGGGTCGCCGCCGTCAGGTGAGGCAGGCAGGCTCTCAGATATGGCAACACACTGCATTCTACGGTAAATTAAAAGAGAACGTATAATATTTAGTATTTACTTATACACACTTGGGGATAATTTATTCACTTTCATACGGTAAAAATCTGATAATCAACAAATAAAAAGTTTTACTTTAACCATCGCTTGATTGTCAGAATCATGCCCGGTATGTCTTAATTTTGCTCCTAATGCAAGATCGTTGGTTCAAAGAAGCGAAAGCCTTTATTTTCAGTTATCATTTCAGCAACGGACTTCGTACCACCCTGAGTGTTGTTGTCCCCTCCGTTATTTTTGCCGCCATCGGCCACCTGACCACAGGTATCGCCATATCGATGGGGGCATTGTGCACCGCTCTGGCCGATGTGCCAGGCACCATCCTGCATAAACGGAACGGCCTGCTCATCAGCACCGTTCTCATTTTCCTTACCGCGCTCGGCACCGGCCTGCTGCTGCCCCATACCGTGCTGCTCACCGTCTGGGTAGCCCTCTGCAGCATGTTTTACAGCATGCTGCTCATTTACGGCAACCGCGGGGGCAACATCGGCATCGGCGGCCTGCTGGTGATGGTCAGCATCATGGCGGAGAGTTATGTGTCGTGGCAGATGGCCGTGCATGTGGCGCTGCTCACCCTCAGCGGCAGCATCTGGTATTCCCTGCTGGCCCTCCTGCTCTGGCAGATACGGCCCTACCTCACGGTGCAGCAAACACTGGGCGACTGTATCCAGCAAACGGCCCGGTACCTCCGGCAACGCGCCGATTTTTATAACCCGGCCCTCGATATCACCGATAGTTACCGCGACGTGCTGGCGCAGCAGGTAGTGGTGAACGAAAAACAGGAAGCCGTGCGCGAGCTGCTGCTCAAGATGCGCAGCGCCCAGCAGGGCACCACCAGCATCAGCAAAAGCATGGTGCTGATTTTCCTCGACCTGGTAGACATGTACGAGCAGATCACCGCGTCCCAGATCGATTACACCTCCCTGCAGCAACGTTTCGCCGGCACAAAGGTGATCTCCACGCTCCATCATACCATCCAGCAGTTCGCCGAGGAGCTCGACAATATCGGCATCGCCGTGTCCGCCGGCCAGCGCTCCATGCCCAAGGTGAACCTGAAGCTGGAACTGGAACGGTCGCGCCGGGAGTTCAAGGATTACCAGGCCACGCTGCCCACCCTCAAGGAGCGCGCGGACCTCATCGCTTTCGAAAGCATCTTCGACAACCTGCAGCACATCACCCAGCGTATCTACAACATGCACCGCCTCACCCGGCTGGAGCGCGTCAAGGATACGACGTTCGACCACCAGCTGGAGCTGTCGAAGTTCACCACCCGCCAGCAGTACGACATCACCACCTTCCGCAACAACCTCACCTTCAAGTCGCACATCTTCCGGCATGCGGTACGCACCGGGCTGGCCATGGTAGCGGGCTTGTTGCTGGGGCACGCCCTCCAGCTGAGCAAAACCTACTGGATACTGCTCACCATCGTGGTGATCATGAAGCCGGGCTTCAGCCTCACCAAAACGAGGAGCTACCAGCGCATCCTCGGCACCATCATCGGCGCGTTCTTCGCGGCGGGCATTTTATACCTCACGAAAGACGATACGGTCATCTTTTTTGTGATGCTCGTCTGCATCCTGGGCGCCTACAGTTTCCAGACGTACCACTACGTCACCAGCGTGGTGTTCATGACGCCTTTCATCATCTTCCTGCTGCACTTTCTCCATCCCTCCGACTTCGACAACGTCAAACAAAGGGTGCTCGATACCGTGCTGGGCGGCGTGATCGCTTTCGGGTTCAACTACATTTTCTGGCCCAGCTGGGAATACCGCTTTTTACCGGAGTACATCCTGAAAAACATCGCGGCCAACAAACAATACCTCACGCAGGTGATGAACCTGTACACCGATAAGCCCTTCAGCCTGTTCGCTTACAAACTGGCGCGGAAAGACGTGCATGTGACCACCGCCAACCTCACCGCGGCCTTCCAGCGCATGTTGTCGGAGCCCAAGAGCAAACAGAAATTCGGGTCGGAGCTGTATCACTTCGTGGTGCTGAGCCATTCCCTGTCGTCGCACATCGCGCAGCTTTCCGCGTACGCCCTGCAGCACCAGCTGAAATACAAACGCCCGGAGTATAAAGACATCCTGCTGTACCTGCTCACCGTGATGGACCAGATCGAACAGTTCGTGAGCGTGGGCGGGTTTATCCCGGAACACCCGCTGCCGGCGGCTTTCAATGCCCTGGAAGAACGCCTCGAGCACCTGCTCCACGTGCGGCAGGAACAGATCAATAACGGGCAGGGCCACACGCAGGAACGGGAAGAGATGCTGGAGATCAAACACGTGCGCGACCAGTTCCACGCGCTGCATACGGTGATGAAAGACATGAAAAAAGCCGCAGTGCATGGTGCGGCTATTACAGAAAGTTAAAGCAGGGCTTATTCTTCCGCGATGATACAGAACTGGTCGGTTACCGGGTTGAGGAACCGCAGCAGGTGATCGAAAAACGCCGGCCCGTACTGCGCATAATAAGGGAGGAAGTTTTCCTTCCTTTCCTGCAACGAGTTACCGGGGAACAGCCGCGCTTTCAGCTGGTTGATCTGCTCCGCCTGCCATTCGAATTTCTTTTTTTCCGCCCGCAGGAACTTGTGCTCCAGCTTGCCGATGGATTTGATGGCCCGGCTCTTTTCCGCATTGGTGGTGGCTACCAGGGTGATGTCGATCGACTTCGCCTTTTCTTCAATCGCGCTGAACAGTTTTTCAATGGCGGCGTATTCTTCCCGCAGCACCAGCGCCGCGTTCGTATGCTCATGCACGTACCGGTTGATGAGCAGCCCCGTGTCTTCGAAAAGCCCGTCGGTTTTGATGCCCAGTTTCTGCTGGCGGTCGTGCTGGTCCTTATTGATCCAGAGAAACGAATTCCGGAGCAAAATTACCGGGTACGGCACCTTGTGATGACGGAAGAGGTCTTTCAGTTCGAGCCAGTACGCCACTTCCCCGCCGCCGCCGATAAAGGCGATATTGGGCAGGATGGTTTCCTGGAGGATGCCGCGGAGGATCACATTCGGGCTGAAACGCTCCGGATGCTCATATAATTCTTTTTTTAATTCCTCCCCGGTAAACGACAACGAAGTGTGCAATATTCTCCACAGTTCCCCATCCTTCACGATTCTTTGTCGTATATTGCGGTCCAGATAGAAAAGATTTATTTCCCTCGGGTTAGCCTGCACTTTATAATGCTCAGACAAGTTTGCGATGGTTTTGCTGACGATCGCCTCGGAACTTTGCCGCCAAAGCTCCTCTTCCATCACCGGTATCAACTGCTGCTTGAAGGCAGGATTGTCCGGTATCAGCACAACCAGTCCGTAACAGCCGAAAAGATCGTTTACGAGGCTCAATGTCGCTTCCTGAATGTTCGAATGCCCCAGATAGGCTTTCTTCAGCATTTCCAGTAATTCCGGCGCGTGCGGGGCATACCCGATACTGTTGCCGATCTGTTCAATCAGGGTTTCAAGCCCTTTCGTTTCCATCCGGCCCACCGCCCCGGTCTGTTCCGTATTCCAGGTCAGCTTGCCGCCGTCCAGGAAAATGGAGCCCAGTTCGTCGAGATCGGCGTCTTCGCTGCCCATGTAATAAACCGGCACGAAATGTTTGTCAGGGTATTGTCGCTGCAGGTCCTGTGCCAGCTTGATCGTCTGGAGGATTTTATAGACGAAGTAGAGGTACCCGGTAAAGATATTGGGCTGATGGGCGGTACAGACGGTAAAGGTATTGGTGGCCTGCAGGAGCCCGATATTGGCCCTTACCTCCTCCCTGATCTCTATGCCTTTATATTGATGATAGAGGGCGTCTGCCAGTATGTCGCGGCGCAGCGGCTGTTCCGCCTTGAGCAGCATGGCCCTTTTGAAGTCCGGCTGCAGGGGATTGTATTCGTAGAACGAACGGAGCGGTTCCCGGCCTGTCAGGAAGTCGGCAATCAGCGGGCTGAAATAGCCCGTGTCGGCGATCGGCACATGGTAACAACTGAGCGGCGCGGTGATGTTAGCGGTTATATTGTTGGTCACTAATGCAAAATTTGAATGCACGAAGATAAATCAAATACGAATCGGGAAAACGAATAAAGGATGAAGGGATGAATTTACATATTTCAAACAAACCGATATTACCATTTATCACAATTCGTAGCGTGTTTGGGCCGAAGCGTGCCGGATTAATTGGCAGCTAATTTGCAAATATTAAATATCCTGTGAGTGCATGTGAACTCCCCTGTTTGTACCCTTATTGCTAAATTTTTAAAAACAGTTACTCTTATGAAGATTGCGTACATTTCATCTTACTATCCGCGTGAATGCGGTATTGCTACTTTCACCGAACACCTGATCAGTGCCGTCGGTCTTGTGGAAGAAGCGCCTGAAGTGAGCGTTATAGCCATGAACGACGATGGACAGACGTATGAGTATCCCCCCGAGGTTTCCTTCACCATCCGGCAGCAGCACATGCGCGACTATCTTGCCGCCGCGGAACACATCAATAGCAGCGGTACCGATATGGTGGTACTGCAGCATGAATTCGGCATTTTCGGCGGCGAAAGCGGCATCTTTATTTTATCGTTGCTGGGTAAGCTGAAAGTACCCTATATCGTTACATTCCATACGGTATTGAAAGAGCCTTCCTTCCTGCAGAAAACGATCGTCAAGGAGATCTCGCGCCATGCTTCGCGCGTAGTGGTGATGAGCCGCCTGGCCACTCGTTTCCTCGATGAGATTTACGACGTGCCGGAAGATAAAGTGATGCTCATCCCCCACGGCGTTCCCGACTTTGAAAAGCTATCGATACAGGCGGACGTGCTGCCTGAGACCCTGCGGAACCGCAAGGTGATTTTCACGTTCGGTTTGCTAAGCCGGAACAAAGGCATAGAAACCGTCATCCGTGCATTGCCGCAGGTCATCAGCCGCCATCCCGATGTGCTGTACGTTGTGGCGGGAAAAACACATCCTGCGGTATTACGCCACGCCGGTGAGGAATATCGCAACAGCCTGCGGGAAATGATCACCGAAGCCGGCCTGGACAATCATGTTTTATTTGTCGATAAATTTCTGACGGAGAACGACCTGTTCGCCTACCTCCGCCACAGCGACGTGTACATCACGCCGTACCTGAGCGAAGCACAGATCACCAGCGGCACGCTTACCTACGCCATGGGCGCCGGGGCGGCCGTTATATCCACTCCCTACTGGTACGCCCAGGAACTGCTCGACGAAGGCCGCGGCCGCCTCTTCGGCTTCGCGAAATTCGACGAGCTGGGAAACATCCTCAACGAATTGCTGGACAATCCCGAAGCCCTGCTCGCCCTGCGCAGCCGCTCGCTCGAATACGGCCGCGAACTGCAATGGAGCCGTATGGGCGCCCGCTATTACCAGCTGGCCAAAAAAGTGCGCAACACACCGAGGCCTGCTTCGGTGAACCATCCGCGCACCCTGCCCGACCCCTCTTTTTTACCGCCGCTCAACCTGTCGCATATACGCCGCCTTACAGACGATACCGGCATCGTACAGCATGCGAAATACGGTATCCCCAACCTGAAGGAAGGTTATTGCGTGGACGATAACGCCCGCGCACTGATGATGACCGTAATGGCCCACCAGCACCGCAAGTCAAAAGACGCGCCGGCGCCGGAACTGCTGCCGGTATACCTCAGCTTCATCCATTACATGCAAACGCCCGACGGTAATTTCAGGAACTTCCTGAGCTTCAGCCGCCAGTACCTCGACGAAGTGGGTTCCGAAGACTCCTTCGGCCGTACGGTATGGGCGCTGGGTTATCTCATCCGTTTCGCCCCCAACAATTCCTACCGCGAATTCGCGCTGGAACTGTTCCATCATTCGCTCCACCACCTCGAGGCCCTGGAGCACCTGCGCGGCCGCGCCAATGCAGCCATCGGCCTTTGCCATTACCTGAAAGCCTGCCCGTCAGACGAAGGGATACTGGCCCGCCTGCTGACGCTGGTGCAGCCGCTGATAACAGCCTGGGAACAGAACGGGACGGAAGACTGGCAGTGGTTCGAAAAGTCGATGACCTACGACAACGGCATCCTGCCGCTGGCCATCCTGCACGTAGCGGAGATCACCGGAAAGGAAGAGTTGAAAACAACGGGCCTGCAAGCCCTCCGTTTCCTCGAAAGCACCACCATGACGCAGGGTTACTTCTGCCCGGTGGGCAACGAAGGCTGGCTCTGTGAAGGCGGCGATTGCCCGATATTCGACCAGCAAGCCCTCGAAACCATGGCCATGGTATTGCTGTACCAGCAGGCACATGCGGTCACCGGCGAAGCCGCGTACCTGAAAAAGATGTTCACCTGCTATAAATGGTTCACGGGCGAAAACGTGCTGCGCGTATCACTGTACGACAATGAAACGCACGGCTGCTGCGACGGCATCTCCCCGCATGGCCTGAACCGTAACCAGGGCGCGGAAAGCACGCTGGCGTACTTTATTTCGCACCTGGCCGTGCTGCAGAGCTGCGAGGCCATCCCGCGCGTGGAAAAACCGGTGAAGACCGCCATTATTTCCACATCCGCCGTGAGCAAAATCAGTTAGGTAATCATGAAGATCGCAATACTCTCTCCCGTAGCCTGGCGCACGCCGCCGGTGCACTACGGGCCCTGGGAACAAATGGCCTCGAATGTAGCGGAGGGCCTGGTGAAGCGCGGCTGGAACGTAACGCTGTTCGCCACCGCCAACTCCCTCACCGCCGGTACATTACAGGCCATTTGCCCGGAAGGGTACGAAGAAAACAGGGAGCTCGACGCGAAGGTGATGGAATGCATGCATATCAGCCTGCTGATGGAACAGGCGCAAGAATACGCCCTTATCCATAATCACTTCGACTTCCTGCCCCTCACTTATTCACGGCTGATATCAACACCCATCGTCACCACCATTCACGGTTTCTCCTCCCCGAAAATCATCCCGGTGTACGAGCGTTACAACGACGTAGGGCACTATGTGTCCATCAGCAATTCCGACCGCAGCAGCCGGCTGCGTTATGCGGCTACGGTATACAACGGCATCCATTCCGCAGACTTCAGCTTTAACGACCAGCCGGAAGACTATCTCCTGTTTTTCGGCCGCATCCATCCGCACAAAGGCGCGGCTGACGCAATTGCCATTGCCCGCAAAACCGGCCACCGGCTGATCATCGCGGGCATCGTGCAGGACGAAGCATACTTCAACGAACAGGTAAAGCCACACATCGACGGGGAACAGATTTCCTACATCGGCCCGGTAGGCGGCGATGCGCGCAATAAACTGCTGGGGCGCGCCAAGGCGCTGCTGCACCCGATTTACTTCGAGGAGCCTTTCGGATTAAGCGTGGCGGAAGCCATGATGTGCGGCACGCCAGTGATCGCTTACAAACGCGGTTCCATGCCCGAACTGATCAGACATGGGGAGACAGGCTTCCTTTCCGGCGCATTGGACGAAGCGGCAACGTTCGTTTCCGCCCTGCCGCAAATCAGCCGCAAGGCATGCCACGATTGGAGCATGGCGCAGTTCAGCGTACAGAAAATGGTGGACGATTACATTAAAGTGTATGAACAGGTGCTGATGAAAACGGTCAGCCTTCCCTAGCCTTATCCCTCCTTCACTTTTTCCAGCAGTTGATCCAGGTGCACCGTGGCGAAGGTAGACGCATAGTCTGACAGCCCGTACGGGATGATCAGCTCGTTGCCGTGTATCATCGAGCCGCAGGAGTACAGCACATTGGGCACGTACCCTTCGCGCTCGTCTTTATTGGGGATCACGAGCGGTTCTTTCAGGCGGCCGATCTCTATTTTGGGATCCTCGAGGTCGAGCAGGGTGGCGCCGAGGCAATAGGTGCGCATGGGCCCTACGCCGTGCGTGATCACCAGCCAGCCTTCCGGCGTTTCGATCGGTGAGCCGCAATTGCCGATCTGCACGAACTCCCAGGGATATTTGGGGGTTTGCAGTATTTCAGGATTCTCCCAGATGTTGATCTTGTCCGAATACATGATGTAGTTGTTGATACCGTCGATGCGGCTCATCATGGCGTAACGGCCGTTGATCTTGCGGGGAAACAGCGCCAGGTTCTTGTTCTGCGCGCCCTCGCCGTACAGCGGCATGATCTTGAAATGGTAGAAATCCTTCGTCTGCAGCAATTTGGGCTGGATGGTGATACCGTCGAATGCGGTGTAGGTGGCGTAATACGTAACGCCGCTCGTATCGCCCGTATAGCGCACGAAACGGGCATCTTCGATCCCCCTGCTTTCCGCTTCGGAGTACGGGAATATCACCCGGTCGGAAATATCGGTATCGAGAGAAAAATTGATCTCGTAGTAAGAATCCGCCAGCCAGAGCATGCGCTCCAGGTTACGCTTCAGCAGGTGGTCCACCTGGTAGCGCTGTTGCATTTCGCGGATCACTTTTTTCAGCTGCGTGTATTCGAAGGTGTCCGGCAGGCCGTTGCTCACCTCGCGGATAACGGAATCCGGCAGTTTGATGGAAACGGCATTCTGGAAGAACACGTTTTTGTGATAAACGGTGTTGCGGATAATGTCCGGTTCGTCCACATAATTCCCCGCCGGCACAATGGTGATCTCGTTGTTTTTGTCGATGGTTCCCCGGCGGAAAACGATGGACGATATATGCCCCTCGCCTACCGCCCGGAAACTCATGATCACACGTTTTTCTCCTTCTTCGAGGCCGCTCTGGTCAATGTCTTCCACCATGGAAGGATTGAAAAAGGCGGCGGACTCGATGGAGAATTCGTTGG encodes:
- a CDS encoding FUSC family protein gives rise to the protein MQDRWFKEAKAFIFSYHFSNGLRTTLSVVVPSVIFAAIGHLTTGIAISMGALCTALADVPGTILHKRNGLLISTVLIFLTALGTGLLLPHTVLLTVWVALCSMFYSMLLIYGNRGGNIGIGGLLVMVSIMAESYVSWQMAVHVALLTLSGSIWYSLLALLLWQIRPYLTVQQTLGDCIQQTARYLRQRADFYNPALDITDSYRDVLAQQVVVNEKQEAVRELLLKMRSAQQGTTSISKSMVLIFLDLVDMYEQITASQIDYTSLQQRFAGTKVISTLHHTIQQFAEELDNIGIAVSAGQRSMPKVNLKLELERSRREFKDYQATLPTLKERADLIAFESIFDNLQHITQRIYNMHRLTRLERVKDTTFDHQLELSKFTTRQQYDITTFRNNLTFKSHIFRHAVRTGLAMVAGLLLGHALQLSKTYWILLTIVVIMKPGFSLTKTRSYQRILGTIIGAFFAAGILYLTKDDTVIFFVMLVCILGAYSFQTYHYVTSVVFMTPFIIFLLHFLHPSDFDNVKQRVLDTVLGGVIAFGFNYIFWPSWEYRFLPEYILKNIAANKQYLTQVMNLYTDKPFSLFAYKLARKDVHVTTANLTAAFQRMLSEPKSKQKFGSELYHFVVLSHSLSSHIAQLSAYALQHQLKYKRPEYKDILLYLLTVMDQIEQFVSVGGFIPEHPLPAAFNALEERLEHLLHVRQEQINNGQGHTQEREEMLEIKHVRDQFHALHTVMKDMKKAAVHGAAITES
- the bshC gene encoding bacillithiol biosynthesis cysteine-adding enzyme BshC; the encoded protein is MTNNITANITAPLSCYHVPIADTGYFSPLIADFLTGREPLRSFYEYNPLQPDFKRAMLLKAEQPLRRDILADALYHQYKGIEIREEVRANIGLLQATNTFTVCTAHQPNIFTGYLYFVYKILQTIKLAQDLQRQYPDKHFVPVYYMGSEDADLDELGSIFLDGGKLTWNTEQTGAVGRMETKGLETLIEQIGNSIGYAPHAPELLEMLKKAYLGHSNIQEATLSLVNDLFGCYGLVVLIPDNPAFKQQLIPVMEEELWRQSSEAIVSKTIANLSEHYKVQANPREINLFYLDRNIRQRIVKDGELWRILHTSLSFTGEELKKELYEHPERFSPNVILRGILQETILPNIAFIGGGGEVAYWLELKDLFRHHKVPYPVILLRNSFLWINKDQHDRQQKLGIKTDGLFEDTGLLINRYVHEHTNAALVLREEYAAIEKLFSAIEEKAKSIDITLVATTNAEKSRAIKSIGKLEHKFLRAEKKKFEWQAEQINQLKARLFPGNSLQERKENFLPYYAQYGPAFFDHLLRFLNPVTDQFCIIAEE
- a CDS encoding glycosyltransferase family 4 protein, which encodes MKIAYISSYYPRECGIATFTEHLISAVGLVEEAPEVSVIAMNDDGQTYEYPPEVSFTIRQQHMRDYLAAAEHINSSGTDMVVLQHEFGIFGGESGIFILSLLGKLKVPYIVTFHTVLKEPSFLQKTIVKEISRHASRVVVMSRLATRFLDEIYDVPEDKVMLIPHGVPDFEKLSIQADVLPETLRNRKVIFTFGLLSRNKGIETVIRALPQVISRHPDVLYVVAGKTHPAVLRHAGEEYRNSLREMITEAGLDNHVLFVDKFLTENDLFAYLRHSDVYITPYLSEAQITSGTLTYAMGAGAAVISTPYWYAQELLDEGRGRLFGFAKFDELGNILNELLDNPEALLALRSRSLEYGRELQWSRMGARYYQLAKKVRNTPRPASVNHPRTLPDPSFLPPLNLSHIRRLTDDTGIVQHAKYGIPNLKEGYCVDDNARALMMTVMAHQHRKSKDAPAPELLPVYLSFIHYMQTPDGNFRNFLSFSRQYLDEVGSEDSFGRTVWALGYLIRFAPNNSYREFALELFHHSLHHLEALEHLRGRANAAIGLCHYLKACPSDEGILARLLTLVQPLITAWEQNGTEDWQWFEKSMTYDNGILPLAILHVAEITGKEELKTTGLQALRFLESTTMTQGYFCPVGNEGWLCEGGDCPIFDQQALETMAMVLLYQQAHAVTGEAAYLKKMFTCYKWFTGENVLRVSLYDNETHGCCDGISPHGLNRNQGAESTLAYFISHLAVLQSCEAIPRVEKPVKTAIISTSAVSKIS
- a CDS encoding glycosyltransferase family 4 protein, encoding MKIAILSPVAWRTPPVHYGPWEQMASNVAEGLVKRGWNVTLFATANSLTAGTLQAICPEGYEENRELDAKVMECMHISLLMEQAQEYALIHNHFDFLPLTYSRLISTPIVTTIHGFSSPKIIPVYERYNDVGHYVSISNSDRSSRLRYAATVYNGIHSADFSFNDQPEDYLLFFGRIHPHKGAADAIAIARKTGHRLIIAGIVQDEAYFNEQVKPHIDGEQISYIGPVGGDARNKLLGRAKALLHPIYFEEPFGLSVAEAMMCGTPVIAYKRGSMPELIRHGETGFLSGALDEAATFVSALPQISRKACHDWSMAQFSVQKMVDDYIKVYEQVLMKTVSLP
- a CDS encoding glycoside hydrolase family 130 protein; this translates as MRLSIERQKIKVVPDLKRVVARFFYNGDARAKGIILRVMEMTDEEVNISITPILRDFSKRHRNITRIFERHADKLRNLFTALKIDFEELDFRRKLLIGSFHTNEFSIESAAFFNPSMVEDIDQSGLEEGEKRVIMSFRAVGEGHISSIVFRRGTIDKNNEITIVPAGNYVDEPDIIRNTVYHKNVFFQNAVSIKLPDSVIREVSNGLPDTFEYTQLKKVIREMQQRYQVDHLLKRNLERMLWLADSYYEINFSLDTDISDRVIFPYSEAESRGIEDARFVRYTGDTSGVTYYATYTAFDGITIQPKLLQTKDFYHFKIMPLYGEGAQNKNLALFPRKINGRYAMMSRIDGINNYIMYSDKINIWENPEILQTPKYPWEFVQIGNCGSPIETPEGWLVITHGVGPMRTYCLGATLLDLEDPKIEIGRLKEPLVIPNKDEREGYVPNVLYSCGSMIHGNELIIPYGLSDYASTFATVHLDQLLEKVKEG